In a single window of the Helicobacter felis ATCC 49179 genome:
- a CDS encoding MBL fold metallo-hydrolase, protein MQIKVKAFGNTQTNCYIASLEQGDFIIDPGFGALEWVLENTQKPLAILITHGHYDHIWDAHALKNALPSVPLYAPSEDIFMLTSDCFSLGLTPCLEKDIHPIACHKDTFTFEIGNVPITYWHFPGHTPGCSMIELGGVFFSGDFIFQRSIGRYDFPYSNPADMKESLKRFEALESSQDKPIYPGHGQPTTLKSEQPHMKAWIAHL, encoded by the coding sequence ATGCAGATCAAAGTGAAGGCTTTTGGAAACACCCAAACAAATTGTTATATCGCTAGCTTAGAGCAGGGGGATTTTATCATCGACCCGGGTTTTGGAGCATTAGAGTGGGTGCTAGAGAATACCCAAAAGCCCTTAGCAATCCTCATCACACATGGGCACTACGATCACATTTGGGATGCGCACGCGCTTAAAAATGCCCTGCCCTCTGTGCCTTTGTATGCCCCTAGTGAGGATATTTTTATGCTCACCTCAGATTGTTTTTCTCTAGGGCTGACCCCTTGCCTAGAAAAAGACATTCACCCCATAGCTTGCCACAAGGATACCTTTACTTTTGAAATTGGTAATGTCCCCATTACTTACTGGCACTTCCCCGGACACACACCGGGGTGCTCGATGATCGAATTAGGAGGGGTGTTCTTCAGTGGGGATTTTATTTTTCAGCGCAGTATCGGGCGTTATGACTTCCCTTATTCCAACCCTGCAGACATGAAAGAGTCTTTAAAGCGTTTTGAAGCCTTAGAAAGCTCTCAGGATAAACCCATTTATCCCGGACACGGGCAACCGACTACCCTTAAAAGTGAGCAACCCCATATGAAGGCGTGGATTGCCCATCTCTAA
- a CDS encoding thiamine phosphate synthase, with amino-acid sequence MIESYCITPPFLSTRNLEDFKTTLFKSFSTHRPSRACLRAPCAPPDLLACFVELCKTFAITSYLNLPLLSSSIDQALQYGFFGVHAKGHALAELPSIPPTLSSFYSAHSAQEVQQALDLGAHFCTLSPIFPTPHKSPPLGLDYLDQLTPLQKNRLFALGGIVRIEQVKLIASKGLRGFASVRYFL; translated from the coding sequence TTGATCGAATCTTATTGCATCACCCCGCCTTTTTTAAGCACACGCAACCTAGAGGATTTTAAAACCACCCTTTTTAAAAGCTTTAGCACCCACCGCCCTAGTCGCGCCTGTTTGCGCGCCCCGTGCGCGCCCCCCGATTTACTTGCCTGTTTTGTGGAACTCTGTAAAACTTTTGCAATAACTAGCTATCTTAATCTCCCCCTTCTCTCTAGCAGTATTGATCAAGCCCTCCAATACGGCTTTTTTGGTGTGCATGCTAAGGGGCACGCGCTTGCAGAATTGCCTAGCATTCCTCCCACTCTCTCTAGTTTTTACAGCGCGCATAGCGCACAAGAGGTGCAACAAGCCCTAGATTTAGGGGCGCATTTTTGCACCCTAAGCCCCATTTTTCCCACTCCTCACAAATCCCCTCCTTTAGGTTTAGATTATTTGGATCAACTCACCCCCTTACAAAAAAATCGCCTCTTTGCTTTGGGTGGGATTGTGAGGATCGAGCAAGTTAAACTCATCGCCTCAAAGGGTTTAAGAGGGTTTGCTAGTGTGCGCTATTTTTTATAG
- a CDS encoding pyrroline-5-carboxylate reductase dimerization domain-containing protein, which produces MKTRLLIVGYGNMARAILKGFAKNASKLQDHHIQITGRDPEKIRPFLETLPLEVEIVPAHKHVEKYCEEVESANAQRYEIQEYAVGGPYGWGKLVPEATCESGYRSVNDVNVEKAVVLLTMKPHALESFSYQGTALLVLSVLAGVSVDALKERIKSHAYVRCMPNVAAEYGLSATSYYVDTAYHPKYLKVQDHDSYNKPNEQEEDFEWLSEWLSRKFPHDFLEGVGYLLGIDPSMVDVDAFVSNTIDKVMGEVKNNFPEASKTCAEFEEYVLNHMHSLNNVAFESELQSYLKKQHQHVVRWIKKAYKSILANYDQNYDLRRQLIYRHREDLKKQISSYAQTILECFGSCVEVQSEALIDASLATNGSSLAFLSMAAQALVSAGVREGLSVDQASELVEQSFKGFAQLLQESDPQEIIDSICTPGGATIAGLSVLEEKAFKGILMQACHIAVRKGRTKFKSS; this is translated from the coding sequence ATGAAAACGCGTTTACTCATTGTGGGTTATGGCAACATGGCGCGTGCCATATTAAAGGGCTTTGCTAAAAACGCCTCTAAACTCCAAGATCACCACATCCAAATCACGGGGCGTGATCCGGAGAAAATCCGCCCTTTTTTGGAGACTTTGCCCCTTGAGGTGGAAATTGTGCCTGCACATAAGCATGTTGAGAAATATTGTGAAGAGGTAGAGTCAGCAAACGCACAAAGATATGAGATACAAGAATACGCTGTTGGCGGTCCTTATGGGTGGGGAAAGCTTGTGCCAGAAGCCACATGCGAATCTGGGTATCGATCTGTAAATGATGTCAATGTGGAAAAGGCGGTTGTGCTCCTGACTATGAAACCCCATGCTTTAGAGAGTTTCTCCTATCAGGGCACAGCTCTTTTAGTGCTGAGTGTCTTAGCGGGGGTAAGTGTGGATGCGCTTAAAGAGCGCATTAAAAGCCATGCCTATGTGCGTTGCATGCCCAATGTTGCTGCCGAGTATGGGCTGTCTGCAACAAGCTATTATGTGGATACTGCGTATCATCCCAAATATTTAAAAGTTCAAGATCATGACTCATATAATAAACCCAACGAACAAGAGGAAGACTTTGAATGGTTGTCTGAGTGGCTATCCAGAAAATTCCCCCATGATTTTTTAGAGGGGGTAGGGTATCTTCTAGGTATCGATCCTAGCATGGTAGATGTTGACGCATTTGTCAGCAACACTATAGATAAGGTGATGGGTGAAGTCAAAAATAATTTTCCTGAGGCTTCCAAAACATGTGCTGAATTTGAAGAATATGTGCTAAACCATATGCACTCTCTAAACAATGTTGCCTTTGAATCTGAGTTGCAATCTTATCTCAAAAAGCAACACCAACATGTTGTGAGGTGGATCAAAAAAGCCTACAAATCAATACTGGCTAACTACGATCAAAATTACGATCTAAGGCGTCAATTAATCTACAGGCATCGAGAAGACCTGAAGAAGCAAATTAGTTCCTACGCTCAAACAATTTTAGAATGCTTTGGAAGTTGTGTAGAGGTGCAAAGCGAAGCCCTCATTGACGCTTCTCTAGCCACCAATGGGAGTTCTTTGGCTTTTTTAAGCATGGCAGCTCAGGCTCTAGTGAGTGCGGGCGTGCGGGAGGGTTTAAGTGTGGATCAAGCCTCAGAGCTTGTAGAGCAGAGTTTTAAGGGTTTTGCCCAACTCTTGCAAGAGAGCGACCCCCAAGAGATCATCGATTCCATCTGCACCCCCGGGGGCGCGACCATCGCGGGTTTAAGCGTGCTGGAAGAAAAGGCGTTCAAGGGTATTTTAATGCAGGCGTGCCATATCGCTGTGCGCAAAGGGCGCACCAAGTTTAAATCATCTTAG
- a CDS encoding F0F1 ATP synthase subunit A, with the protein MEHRLFTFAGLLSSDHSFIVGFYTIVCALATLIIGKIAASKLQMVPFGLQNVYEATIEGILHVAKDVIGEDLARKYFPLAGTIALFVFYCNMIGIIPGFEAPTANWSFTLVLALIVFFYYHFEGIRTQGLIKYFSHFLGPVKWLIPIMLPVEIVSHLSRIISLSFRLFGNIKGDDMFLLIMLLLVPWVIPIAPFMVLFFMGILQAFVFMILTYVYLAGAVIVDEDH; encoded by the coding sequence ATGGAGCATCGGTTATTCACTTTTGCAGGGTTGTTGAGTTCAGATCACAGCTTTATTGTTGGGTTTTACACCATCGTGTGCGCGCTAGCCACTCTCATTATTGGCAAGATAGCCGCGAGCAAATTACAAATGGTGCCCTTTGGTTTGCAAAATGTCTATGAGGCGACCATTGAGGGCATTTTACATGTGGCTAAAGATGTGATCGGGGAGGATTTAGCCCGTAAATATTTCCCCCTAGCGGGCACTATTGCGCTTTTTGTGTTCTATTGCAACATGATAGGTATTATCCCCGGGTTTGAAGCCCCTACGGCTAATTGGAGTTTTACCCTCGTGCTCGCCCTCATTGTCTTTTTTTACTATCACTTTGAGGGGATTCGCACCCAAGGACTCATCAAATACTTTAGTCATTTTCTAGGCCCAGTGAAATGGCTCATTCCTATCATGTTGCCCGTAGAAATCGTTTCTCACCTCTCTAGGATCATCTCGCTCTCTTTCCGTCTCTTTGGAAATATCAAGGGCGATGACATGTTTTTGCTCATCATGCTCTTATTAGTCCCATGGGTCATTCCCATCGCGCCCTTTATGGTGCTCTTTTTCATGGGAATCTTGCAAGCTTTTGTCTTTATGATCTTGACCTATGTCTACTTAGCCGGTGCGGTCATCGTGGATGAAGATCACTAG
- the modA gene encoding molybdate ABC transporter substrate-binding protein: MILLVFSVGVAKEAKEVHAAGAANLTQALEEIKRAFLKEHPNVKVSLSFGSSGKLYNQIRQGAPFDLFVSADKKRPLRLSEDKITPYTPKVYAKGVLVLWSKTRLVPSLEVLKGSFEHLSIANPTLAPYGKASMEVLEKLQLAQTLKSRILLGNSIAQANQYVASGGAELGFSALSLMDRRDSKHYYIVPKEYYQPIEQALVLTKAGGKNPLAREFEQFILGQTGRAILKNYGYIVD; the protein is encoded by the coding sequence ATGATATTGTTGGTTTTCTCTGTAGGTGTAGCCAAAGAGGCCAAAGAGGTTCATGCCGCTGGGGCAGCTAATCTTACTCAAGCACTAGAAGAGATTAAGCGAGCTTTTTTAAAAGAACATCCAAATGTTAAGGTGTCTTTGAGCTTTGGTTCTTCGGGCAAGCTGTATAATCAAATCCGACAAGGCGCGCCCTTTGATCTCTTTGTGAGCGCGGATAAGAAACGACCCTTACGCTTGAGTGAGGACAAGATCACCCCCTACACCCCCAAAGTTTACGCAAAGGGTGTGCTTGTGCTATGGAGCAAAACGCGCTTAGTGCCTTCTTTAGAGGTCTTAAAAGGCTCTTTTGAACACCTTTCTATAGCTAACCCCACTTTAGCCCCCTATGGTAAGGCTAGCATGGAAGTGCTTGAAAAACTTCAGCTCGCCCAAACTCTTAAATCTAGGATTTTACTAGGCAACTCCATCGCCCAAGCTAACCAATATGTCGCCAGCGGAGGGGCTGAGCTGGGCTTTAGCGCGCTCTCTTTGATGGATCGCCGCGATTCTAAGCACTACTACATTGTGCCCAAAGAGTATTACCAACCCATTGAACAGGCTTTAGTGCTCACCAAGGCAGGGGGAAAAAACCCTCTTGCTAGAGAGTTTGAACAATTTATCCTTGGGCAAACAGGGCGCGCGATTTTGAAAAATTACGGCTATATTGTGGATTAG
- a CDS encoding UDP-N-acetylmuramate dehydrogenase gives MSLVLDFSKYSSVEIGGKVQVALLRTYGSYEVQMVGLGNNLLVSPHARNLAILDRCFDTIEDKGSFIEVGAKTNAQKLFSYFRDHNLGGLEFLSALPGSVGGLLKMNAGMKAYQMSDVILQANINGTWLDLEALGLGYRTSVFEGVVFGVRLQKIQGFRKSVLQECQSMRFHPKKPSFGSCFKNPPGDFAGRLLEAVGMKGFSLGRVGFSSAHANFLINLGGAHFEEALDLIELAKERVFNAFGIILQEEVCILT, from the coding sequence TTGAGCCTTGTTTTAGATTTTTCCAAATATTCTAGTGTGGAAATCGGAGGCAAGGTGCAGGTGGCACTCCTGCGCACTTATGGGAGCTATGAGGTGCAGATGGTGGGCTTGGGCAATAATTTGTTAGTGTCCCCCCACGCGCGCAATTTGGCGATTTTAGATCGCTGTTTTGACACTATAGAGGATAAGGGAAGTTTTATAGAGGTGGGGGCTAAAACCAACGCGCAAAAACTCTTTAGCTATTTCAGGGATCACAATTTAGGGGGTTTGGAGTTTTTAAGCGCCCTGCCCGGAAGTGTGGGCGGACTGCTTAAGATGAACGCGGGGATGAAAGCCTATCAGATGAGCGATGTGATCTTACAAGCTAATATCAATGGGACATGGCTAGATTTGGAGGCACTAGGTCTAGGCTATCGCACGAGCGTATTTGAGGGTGTGGTCTTTGGGGTGCGTTTGCAAAAGATACAGGGTTTTAGAAAAAGCGTTCTGCAAGAATGCCAAAGCATGCGTTTTCACCCTAAAAAACCCAGCTTTGGGAGTTGTTTTAAAAACCCCCCGGGGGATTTTGCCGGCAGGCTGTTAGAGGCGGTAGGGATGAAGGGGTTTAGTTTGGGGCGGGTGGGTTTTTCTAGCGCGCATGCTAACTTCCTCATCAATCTAGGAGGGGCGCATTTTGAAGAAGCTCTAGATTTGATCGAACTAGCCAAAGAGCGGGTTTTTAACGCTTTTGGGATCATCTTGCAAGAAGAGGTGTGTATTCTCACTTAA
- the lon gene encoding endopeptidase La — translation MIEKFPSVVPVIVEEETFMYPFMIAPIFINSEANIKAANKATQDKNDLIFVSCAKNGEQEADKFYDVGVIGSIVRKVVLPDNRMKILFQGICKGRIVNIQSHDPLEAMVEVITYKDYDHDKIRAILEILKEKVGNLANISQFFPPDLLRAIDDNSDPNRIVDLIASALRIKKEQSYKLFANDNTEERLLDLIDLVMEETKTQKLQKEIKSKVHSKMERVNKEYFLKEQLKQIQKELGIDKQRDEEIQEYFQKLSAIEPFITKEIHKEIKKQIERLSRIHQDSSDVGILQNYIEWVLEIPFGQYSQKHLSVKEVEKQLDVDHYSLEKPKERIVEYFATMELMRLRKQENKETKGTILCFYGPPGVGKTSLANSIAKAISRPLVRIALGGLEDVNELRGHRRTYLGSMPGRIVQGLIEAKKMDCVMVLDEIDKVDKSMRGDPASALLEILDPEQNTSFRDYYTNFNIDLSKIIFIATANDTATIPPPLRDRMEFISVSSYTPQEKEQIARNYLIPQELKKHALKSTEVSFTPEAVQLIIEKYTREAGVRGLRRAVATIMRKCAKKILHDQEEKTPKEEKSSKTQEQPNARKRGRPSRKLHITPENIPEFLDKIVFEIDPIDKEDALGIVNGLAWTSVGGDVLKIEAIKLKGKGNLKLTGSLGEVMKESAHIAHSVVKLLIDEDMLTPKKKKSKEGKIYNLYDIHLHVPEGATPKDGPSAGITMATSIASILCDKKVRADVAMTGELTLSGRVLPIGGLKEKLIASYKAGIKTALIPEKNYQRDLKDIPTEVQENMEIKAVRHIEDVLEIALVP, via the coding sequence ATGATTGAAAAATTTCCAAGTGTAGTGCCCGTGATCGTGGAGGAAGAAACTTTTATGTACCCTTTCATGATCGCGCCTATTTTTATCAACAGTGAGGCTAATATCAAGGCAGCCAACAAAGCTACTCAAGACAAAAACGATTTGATTTTTGTAAGTTGTGCTAAAAATGGGGAACAGGAAGCGGACAAATTTTATGATGTGGGTGTGATTGGGAGTATTGTACGCAAGGTGGTTTTACCTGACAATCGCATGAAAATTCTCTTTCAAGGGATTTGCAAGGGACGCATTGTCAATATCCAATCCCACGACCCTTTAGAGGCGATGGTAGAGGTGATCACCTATAAGGATTATGACCATGACAAAATACGCGCTATTTTAGAGATTCTCAAAGAGAAGGTGGGCAATTTAGCTAATATTAGCCAGTTTTTTCCTCCAGATTTGTTGCGCGCCATTGATGATAATAGCGATCCTAACCGTATTGTGGATTTGATTGCCTCTGCGTTGCGCATCAAAAAAGAACAATCTTACAAGCTCTTTGCTAATGACAACACGGAGGAGAGACTTTTAGACCTCATCGATCTAGTGATGGAGGAAACCAAAACCCAAAAACTCCAAAAAGAGATCAAAAGCAAAGTCCATAGCAAAATGGAGCGCGTCAATAAGGAATACTTTCTTAAAGAACAACTTAAGCAAATCCAAAAAGAATTGGGCATTGACAAACAACGCGATGAGGAAATCCAAGAGTACTTCCAAAAACTAAGTGCTATTGAGCCTTTTATCACCAAAGAAATCCATAAAGAGATTAAAAAACAGATCGAGCGCTTGAGTCGCATCCATCAAGATAGCTCGGATGTGGGGATTTTGCAAAATTACATCGAGTGGGTGCTTGAAATCCCTTTTGGACAATATAGTCAAAAACATCTCTCCGTCAAAGAAGTGGAAAAACAGCTAGATGTCGATCATTACAGCCTAGAAAAGCCTAAAGAGCGCATTGTAGAATATTTTGCTACGATGGAGCTAATGCGCTTGCGCAAACAGGAGAATAAAGAAACTAAGGGCACAATTCTATGTTTCTATGGTCCCCCCGGAGTGGGCAAAACCAGCCTAGCTAACTCCATTGCTAAGGCGATTAGCCGTCCGCTTGTGCGCATCGCTTTGGGCGGGCTAGAAGATGTCAACGAACTTAGAGGACACCGCCGCACTTATTTAGGTTCTATGCCCGGGCGCATTGTGCAGGGCTTGATCGAGGCTAAGAAAATGGATTGCGTGATGGTGCTCGATGAGATTGATAAGGTGGATAAGAGCATGCGTGGCGATCCAGCTAGCGCGCTTTTAGAAATTTTAGACCCTGAGCAAAATACCAGCTTTAGGGATTATTACACCAATTTTAATATTGACCTCTCTAAGATCATCTTCATTGCTACCGCTAATGACACCGCTACCATCCCCCCTCCCCTAAGAGATCGCATGGAGTTTATCAGCGTGTCCAGTTACACCCCTCAAGAAAAAGAGCAAATCGCGCGCAACTACCTCATCCCTCAAGAGCTCAAAAAGCATGCCCTTAAAAGCACTGAAGTCTCTTTCACCCCCGAAGCGGTGCAACTCATCATTGAAAAATACACTAGAGAGGCAGGGGTGCGTGGGCTTAGACGCGCTGTTGCGACCATCATGCGCAAATGCGCTAAAAAAATCTTGCACGATCAAGAGGAAAAGACCCCCAAAGAAGAAAAATCGTCTAAAACCCAAGAACAACCCAACGCGCGCAAGCGGGGTCGCCCTAGCCGTAAACTCCATATCACCCCTGAAAATATCCCCGAATTTTTAGACAAAATCGTTTTTGAAATCGATCCCATCGACAAGGAAGACGCGCTAGGAATTGTCAATGGTCTAGCGTGGACAAGTGTAGGCGGGGATGTGCTCAAAATCGAGGCGATCAAACTCAAGGGCAAGGGGAATTTAAAGCTCACGGGGTCTTTGGGCGAGGTGATGAAAGAATCCGCCCATATTGCGCATTCTGTAGTGAAATTGCTCATTGATGAGGACATGCTCACCCCCAAAAAGAAAAAATCTAAAGAGGGCAAAATCTATAATCTCTATGATATTCATTTGCATGTGCCCGAAGGGGCGACTCCTAAAGATGGTCCTAGTGCAGGGATCACTATGGCCACTAGCATCGCCTCTATTTTATGTGATAAAAAAGTGCGCGCTGATGTGGCGATGACGGGCGAACTCACTTTGAGCGGACGGGTTTTGCCCATTGGCGGATTAAAAGAAAAGCTTATTGCTAGTTATAAAGCGGGCATTAAAACCGCTTTGATCCCTGAGAAGAACTACCAAAGAGATTTAAAAGACATTCCTACAGAGGTGCAAGAAAATATGGAAATTAAAGCTGTGCGCCATATTGAGGATGTGCTAGAAATTGCCTTGGTGCCCTAA
- the bamD gene encoding outer membrane protein assembly factor BamD — protein sequence MRVLWLSLACALLWLGCAKKNKDAIYNRPAIFWYQGILREILFMNLETADNYYSSLQSEHINSPLVPVAMLALGQAHLKKKEFVLAEYYFDEYIKRFGNESNVDYLKYLKLQARYYSFKNHSKDQEFMSNTIGMLNDFVDKYPNSRFINQVEYMQVKFILGQNELNRAIANVYKKRHQKEGVKRYLDRVDEVLEKETHPKKSYMPWYVAIFNW from the coding sequence ATGCGGGTTTTGTGGCTTTCTTTGGCGTGTGCGCTGTTGTGGTTGGGCTGTGCCAAGAAAAATAAGGATGCTATTTACAACCGCCCGGCAATCTTTTGGTATCAAGGAATTTTGCGCGAAATTTTATTTATGAATTTAGAGACTGCGGACAATTACTATTCTTCCTTGCAAAGCGAACACATTAACTCGCCCCTTGTGCCTGTGGCCATGCTGGCTCTAGGGCAGGCGCATTTAAAGAAAAAGGAATTTGTGTTGGCCGAGTATTATTTTGATGAATACATCAAACGCTTTGGGAATGAGAGCAATGTGGACTATTTGAAATACCTCAAGCTCCAAGCGCGCTACTATTCCTTTAAAAACCACAGCAAGGATCAAGAGTTTATGTCTAACACCATTGGGATGTTGAACGATTTTGTGGACAAATATCCCAATAGCCGTTTTATTAACCAAGTAGAATACATGCAGGTTAAATTCATTTTAGGACAAAATGAGCTCAACCGCGCGATCGCTAATGTCTATAAAAAACGCCACCAAAAAGAGGGTGTGAAACGCTATTTAGATCGCGTGGATGAGGTTTTAGAAAAAGAAACGCATCCTAAAAAATCTTATATGCCCTGGTATGTGGCGATATTTAATTGGTAA
- a CDS encoding prephenate dehydrogenase, protein MRVGIIGLGLMGGSMGLALQEVRAQLGIKSLLGFDSNPIHAQMALSLGLVEECLDFEHMQTCDVLILATPLQGIIDILKQLQPPKTTTIIEIGGAKGEIVRAIPPTIRPQVVATHPMCGTEFHGPKAALKGLYKHKIVVLVDTEQSASMHTERARELFSAIGMQMVKMRADEHDRHVAFVSHLPHAISYALANVVLAQESPQNILSLAAGGFRDMSRLSKSAPDMWRGIFAQNQGRILEALELFITEMQQVKGWLEAQEWEKLQTWMQQANRLQEFM, encoded by the coding sequence ATGCGCGTAGGCATTATTGGGCTAGGTCTGATGGGGGGTTCGATGGGGCTAGCCTTGCAGGAGGTGCGCGCCCAGCTAGGCATTAAAAGCTTGTTAGGTTTTGATAGTAACCCCATACATGCCCAAATGGCCTTGAGTTTAGGACTAGTGGAGGAATGCCTAGATTTTGAGCACATGCAAACATGTGATGTTCTCATCTTAGCGACCCCTTTGCAGGGCATTATAGATATTCTCAAGCAGTTACAACCCCCCAAAACAACCACAATTATTGAGATCGGCGGGGCTAAGGGGGAGATTGTGCGCGCCATTCCCCCAACTATCCGCCCTCAAGTGGTCGCTACACACCCGATGTGTGGCACAGAGTTTCATGGTCCTAAAGCCGCGTTAAAAGGCCTGTATAAACATAAAATCGTGGTGTTGGTGGACACAGAACAGAGCGCGTCTATGCACACAGAGCGCGCTAGAGAACTCTTTAGTGCGATTGGTATGCAAATGGTCAAAATGCGCGCGGACGAACACGATCGCCATGTCGCCTTTGTAAGCCATCTCCCCCATGCTATTAGCTACGCTCTAGCTAATGTAGTCTTAGCCCAAGAGAGCCCTCAAAATATCTTATCCCTAGCTGCAGGGGGCTTTAGGGATATGAGTCGTCTCTCTAAGAGTGCGCCGGATATGTGGCGGGGGATTTTTGCGCAAAATCAAGGGCGCATCTTGGAGGCGTTAGAGCTTTTCATTACAGAAATGCAACAAGTGAAAGGTTGGCTAGAAGCCCAAGAGTGGGAGAAACTGCAAACATGGATGCAACAAGCCAACCGCTTGCAAGAATTTATGTAG
- the fliW gene encoding flagellar assembly protein FliW, translating into MLFSVKSPILGFEQVSKMELEKIDEVFMRLRNADDIAPTFTLVNPFALRNYEFDIPLGLQVLLNLDQAQNILIANIVVLQKPLKESTINFLAPLVFNFDHQLMAQVVLDSAKYPQYHISERIAQFYQEDQES; encoded by the coding sequence ATGTTATTTAGTGTCAAATCCCCCATTTTAGGATTTGAGCAGGTCTCTAAAATGGAGTTAGAAAAAATTGATGAAGTGTTTATGCGCCTACGCAACGCCGATGACATCGCTCCCACCTTTACCCTTGTAAATCCCTTTGCCTTGCGCAATTACGAGTTTGACATTCCACTCGGTCTACAGGTTTTGCTCAACCTCGATCAGGCTCAGAATATTTTGATTGCTAATATTGTGGTGCTCCAAAAGCCTCTTAAAGAATCTACCATTAACTTTTTAGCCCCGCTAGTCTTTAACTTCGATCACCAACTCATGGCGCAGGTGGTGCTGGATAGTGCCAAGTACCCCCAATACCACATCTCTGAACGCATTGCTCAATTTTATCAGGAGGATCAGGAGTCCTAA
- the modB gene encoding molybdate ABC transporter permease subunit, giving the protein MDHTFFTTLKLTFTLAACTTLILLPIGLALGAYLAHRQGLLKTFLETLTWMPLVLPPTVLGFYLLLLLSPTSPLGLFLDKYLHLRLVFSFEGLILGSVIFSLPFMVNPIQHALANLPPSLKEASYALGKGKLFTFFRVLLPNIKPSLWLAITTTFTHTIGEFGVVIMLGGDIEGKTRVASVAIFIASEANNDTLANQYALVLSGVSFVLLFGILWWQKRAQDAYKK; this is encoded by the coding sequence GTGGATCACACCTTTTTCACCACTCTCAAGCTCACCTTTACTCTAGCCGCCTGCACGACTCTCATCTTACTCCCCATAGGGTTAGCTTTAGGAGCTTATTTAGCGCACAGGCAGGGTTTACTTAAAACTTTCTTAGAAACCCTTACTTGGATGCCTTTAGTGCTCCCTCCCACAGTGCTAGGTTTTTATCTCTTATTGCTTTTATCTCCCACCAGCCCACTAGGACTTTTCTTAGACAAATACTTACACCTGCGCCTAGTCTTTAGCTTTGAGGGGCTAATCTTGGGCAGCGTGATCTTTTCTCTGCCCTTCATGGTTAACCCCATCCAACACGCCCTAGCTAATTTGCCCCCCTCGCTCAAGGAAGCTAGTTACGCTTTGGGTAAGGGCAAACTTTTCACCTTTTTTAGAGTGCTTTTGCCCAATATTAAACCCAGTTTGTGGCTGGCCATCACCACTACCTTTACGCACACTATCGGGGAGTTTGGCGTAGTCATCATGTTAGGAGGGGATATTGAGGGAAAAACACGCGTGGCTAGCGTGGCGATCTTTATTGCCTCAGAAGCCAATAACGATACACTGGCTAATCAATACGCCTTAGTGCTTTCTGGTGTGAGCTTTGTTTTACTCTTTGGGATTCTCTGGTGGCAAAAGAGGGCACAAGATGCCTATAAAAAATAG
- the fliQ gene encoding flagellar biosynthesis protein FliQ → MEAQLMKLAIETYKITLMISLPVLLVGLVVGLLVSIFQATTQINEMTLSFVPKILAVIAVIVITMPWMLNMLLDYTSMLFKLIPKLVS, encoded by the coding sequence ATGGAAGCCCAGTTAATGAAACTTGCCATTGAAACCTACAAGATCACCTTGATGATTTCCTTGCCCGTGCTCTTGGTGGGCTTGGTGGTGGGGCTCTTGGTAAGCATTTTCCAAGCCACTACACAAATTAATGAAATGACCCTCTCTTTTGTGCCTAAAATCTTAGCTGTGATCGCCGTGATTGTGATCACCATGCCTTGGATGCTCAACATGCTCTTAGATTACACTAGCATGCTCTTTAAGCTCATCCCTAAGCTGGTTTCTTGA